The following are encoded together in the Triticum dicoccoides isolate Atlit2015 ecotype Zavitan chromosome 6B, WEW_v2.0, whole genome shotgun sequence genome:
- the LOC119325935 gene encoding uncharacterized protein LOC119325935, with protein sequence MEAKKLKGAATTAALCVLLLLALLPGEAAAKSEFCKCFDACYPGCVNDNVPGYACDVFCANKCSPDTNQPGYGVGIGSAAATCRMACKIQICGHSAAAPTDAADDADVCVQNCNSKLSQMAQTD encoded by the exons atggaggcgaagaagctcaagggggcggccacCACGGCCGCGCTGTGCGTGCTCCTCCTCCTGGCGCTGCTGCCCGGAGAGGCGGCCGCCAAGTCGGAGTTCTGCAAGTGCTTCGACGCCTGCTACCCCGGGTGCGTGAACGACAACGTGCCGGGCTACGCCTGCGATGTGTTCTGCGCCAACAAGTGCAGCCCCGACACCAACCAGCCCGGCTATGGCGTCGGCATCGGCTCTGCCGCCGCCACCTGCAGGATGGCCTGCAAGATACAGATCTGCGGCCACTCAGCGGCGGCGCCGACCG ATGCAGCTGATGACGCCGACGTCTGCGTGCAGAACTGCAACAGCAAGCTGAGCCAGATGGCCCAGACAGACTGA
- the LOC119320710 gene encoding uncharacterized protein LOC119320710: MEAKRSRPAPMAAALCVLLLLVLLPGEVAAKSKFCRCFDDCFPGCVNKKVPHFLCQLFCANKCSPNQAAVRGDAMCRMACSKLSINICGWSAAPADAADAAVCVQNCNRKLSHMAQTD; the protein is encoded by the exons ATGGAGGCGAAGAGGTCGAGGCCGGCCCCCATGGCCGCTGCGCTGTGTGTGCTTCTCCTCCTGGTGCTGCTGCCCGGGGAGGTGGCCGCCAAGTCCAAGTTCTGCCGGTGCTTCGACGACTGCTTCCCCGGGTGCGTGAACAAAAAGGTGCCGCACTTCCTCTGCCAACTGTTCTGCGCCAACAAGTGCAGCCCCAACCAGGCTGCCGTCCGCGGCGACGCCATGTGCAGGATGGCCTGCAGCAAGCTGAGTATCAACATCTGCGGCTGGTCAGCGGCGCCCGCCG ATGCAGCTGACGCCGCCGTCTGCGTGCAGAACTGCAACAGGAAACTGAGCCACATGGCCCAGACTGATTAA